The genomic segment TTCCTCGCGGGCGGCCGCCGCGTCGGCCGGAGTGCCCACGATGTAGAACAGCCCCGCCAGCACGACCCCGGCGTCGCGGAGGACGCCGCCGAACTCCTCCTTGCGCTCGGCCCAGACCTGGCTGACGCGCCAGTTGCTCTCGATGCCCGCGTAGCCGATCTGTCCCGCCTCGTGGATGGCCCGCACCAACTCCGCGTCGAAGTCGGGGCCTACGGGCCAGCAGTTCACTTGTGCGCCGATCCTGATTGCCATGGTGTGAAGTCTCCCTGGATGGTCTGTGTGGCTGGTTCGCCGCAGCGGCGCTAGGGGCCTGCACGGAGCGTGGAGACGCCTGCAGACGAACATGGGAACACGTCCTCCCCTCTGCACCGTTTTCGGGTATACTGGAGTCTCGTGGTTCGTCCCGTCCTCTTCTCTGCCACGCTGCTAAGGAGTCGTGTTCATGTCGGAGCTAGCTGATCGCCTGCGCGGCCTTCTGGAGTTGCCAGACGCCGCCACCGCCCTCGAAACCGAACACCGCAACGAACTGTCCGCCCTGATTGGCGAAGCCGCCAGTGGAGACCTGCTGGAGCTGGCCGCAGTGGTGGACCGCGTCCTGCAAGCGCAGGCCGGCCACCTGCAGGGGCTCTTCGCCCGGGCGCTGATCGAGGAGCAGTCGGGCCATGCGGAGGTCGCCGGCAATCTGTACCTGCAACTGGCGCAGCACAGCGCCACCCAACGCAACTGGGAGGGCATGCTGGACCTGGCCGTACGGGCCATGCCGCTGACCGGCGACTATCGCCTCGTGCGGATCGTGCGCCGGGCAGGCGAGCACAGTCTGGACATCACTTCGGCCATGGCGTTGGCGCAGGAGGAGTGCGCCGACTCCCCCGATCTGCTGTGGGAGCAGAGCCAGGAGGCCGATGCCAACGGCGACGGCGCCCAGGCCCTGCAACTGGCGCTCGCGGCGCTCGAAGGCTACGTGGCGGTGAAGGAGCCCGAGCACGCCGAGGATCCGCTGTTGCGGGTGCTGGCGACTGAGGAACGGGCGACGTACGACCACCTCCTGCAAGTCCTGCGCCGCATGGCAAACGCCGGGCAGTGCGAACTGGTGGCCACGGCCCTCGAACTGGCCGAGGAGACCTTCTTCACGCTCGGGATGCCTCACGAGTTGGCCGAGGCCCTGGCCTGGATGCTGGAGCGGCGGCCCGAGCTGAACCGCTTCCGCGCCCTGTATGCCGAGGCCGTGGCCCGGCCGCTGGCCCATCGCGACCAACTCGACGAGGCCATCGCCGAGTCGGGTCTGGCAAACCCCGACGTACCGGTCGAGGACGCCCTGGCGGCCTTCCGGGAGTTGGCGGCCTTCAGCCCCGGTGCCTACGTGATGCACCGCTCGTGGGGCGTGGGCCTCATCAAGCGCAAGGAAGACGAGGACCTCTTCGTGGACTTCGAGGACCACCCGGCGCATCGGATGGCCCTCGGCCCGGCCAGGCAGGTGCTCATGCCGCTGGCGCACGACTCCCTGCAGGTCCAGCGCGCCACGGACCTGTCCTCCCTGCAGGAACAGGCGAAGGACACCCCTGCCGAGGTCATCTACCGGCTGATCGTCGAGAGTGGCGGGGAGATCGTGACCCCGGACATCAAGCTGCGCCTGTCGCCGTGGCTCATCGAGGAGAGCGCCTGGGCCGGCTGGTGGCGCAACGCCCGCAAGGCCATGGAGGAGGACCCGCGGATTGACTGCTCGCAGGCCTTCCGGCACCTGTACCGTGAGGCGAAGCAGGGCCTGGAGGTGGATGTCCCGCTCCTGCCGCTCGATCGCCGCAAGGGCGTCAAAGGCGCCATGTCCTTCCTCAACAAGCTCCTGGCCCAGCACCCGCATGTGAGCGACCGCGCCCGCATGAACTACGGGTCGGACCTGCGCCAGTGGCTCGCCGCCACCCACAAGATGGACGAATGGATCCGCGCCCTCCCGCTGCTCATGCGCTGGTACCCCGAGCGCGAGGAGGAATGGCAGGCGGCCGCCGAGCAGGCCATGCCCTCGGCCGCGCTCACCGTCGCCAACACAGAGGAAGACCAGCAGGTGCTGCTGGACCTGGGCCTCAAGACGCGCGTGTGGAAGGAGGCCGCCTATGCCGCGTTGGCCTCGCGCTTCCAGTCCATCCGCGAGCGCGCGCTGCAGACCCTCGGCGAGCGCGACCGCGACGTGCTGTGGGAGGACTTCGAGGA from the bacterium genome contains:
- a CDS encoding GreA/GreB family elongation factor, coding for MSELADRLRGLLELPDAATALETEHRNELSALIGEAASGDLLELAAVVDRVLQAQAGHLQGLFARALIEEQSGHAEVAGNLYLQLAQHSATQRNWEGMLDLAVRAMPLTGDYRLVRIVRRAGEHSLDITSAMALAQEECADSPDLLWEQSQEADANGDGAQALQLALAALEGYVAVKEPEHAEDPLLRVLATEERATYDHLLQVLRRMANAGQCELVATALELAEETFFTLGMPHELAEALAWMLERRPELNRFRALYAEAVARPLAHRDQLDEAIAESGLANPDVPVEDALAAFRELAAFSPGAYVMHRSWGVGLIKRKEDEDLFVDFEDHPAHRMALGPARQVLMPLAHDSLQVQRATDLSSLQEQAKDTPAEVIYRLIVESGGEIVTPDIKLRLSPWLIEESAWAGWWRNARKAMEEDPRIDCSQAFRHLYREAKQGLEVDVPLLPLDRRKGVKGAMSFLNKLLAQHPHVSDRARMNYGSDLRQWLAATHKMDEWIRALPLLMRWYPEREEEWQAAAEQAMPSAALTVANTEEDQQVLLDLGLKTRVWKEAAYAALASRFQSIRERALQTLGERDRDVLWEDFEDLLTMPGHYQQKMALADMILRGELTRDDANGSDLPVDPWLLMRAALSVVGSKAARAGAGTAHRLLRANGPLTPFLKDRPLDEEANELLDTFRRRPIEGEVQLQLQVFFDEIGQPQLSSEMLAMNMQEPEDESRPPELDPRITLMTRATLEMQNERLREMERLLAVDIPQEIAKARALGDLAENAEYHAARERQGITKALYDSLLAQMETAMAIEELHLPEGVAGVGKFLRLRNLDTSNEQNVWILGEGDSQYGHEVVSYKAPLGQTLVGKRVGEQVQMETNGQQRFEVLSIETKLP